In Kordiimonas sp. SCSIO 12610, the sequence AAACAGGACATCCTTCACTCGGGACGGAGCGACAGACTGGTTTATCCGCGACAGTAATTCTTCCTTCACATGCAAAACACCACGCGCACCATCAATATCCTCAGGGCGAAGTTCCCGCATATAGACATTGAATTCATCCATAATTCTCGGCAATTTTGCCTCAACATCGGCCCGAAAACTTTCACGGTCAATCTCAAGGGTAATCTGTGCGCGCAGGAAGCTACTGCCCTGTCCACCAGTATTTAAATTATAAAGTTGGGGATCAAGTTCGATGAAAAGCGTCTTTAATTCTTCAGGAGTTTTTTCAGCTTCGGCCTCGGCATTTGCATTTTCGTCAGCCACACTCTGGGATAACTCATCAAGCTCATCAACTTTGGGCTTTTCTTCTTCACCGCCAAGTAAAAACACAAGAGCGACAATGATTATTATAAGAACAAGAGCACCTGCCCCAGCGAATATCACCAGCTTTTTGCCGCTTAATTTCTTCTTCTCGAGACCTTCTGTTAAATCATCGGTCGCATTTGCTTCTTCATCTGCCATTTAATAAAGCCGCCATTTCATTGCCTGTATATAATATATC encodes:
- the fliL gene encoding flagellar basal body-associated protein FliL, whose translation is MADEEANATDDLTEGLEKKKLSGKKLVIFAGAGALVLIIIIVALVFLLGGEEEKPKVDELDELSQSVADENANAEAEAEKTPEELKTLFIELDPQLYNLNTGGQGSSFLRAQITLEIDRESFRADVEAKLPRIMDEFNVYMRELRPEDIDGARGVLHVKEELLSRINQSVAPSRVKDVLFQEFIIQGS